The genomic region GCCTGCTCGTCGGATCTATATCGGGTCCCGGTGAACTGCAATCTCGCCGGTCCATTCTTCGAAGATGCGCGCCTACGAGGCCGCATGTTCTGGTCTATCTACTTGATTTGGTTGATGATTCCAATTCTCATGTCGAGCTTGACACAAGTCCTCAAGTCGCGTAGTTTGGCGGCAGAGAAGAGACTGACCGAGTTGCATTCCTACGTCGGCCCCCCGTTCACGACACCAGGTATGGGTGTCGTGGAGCGCGCGCGGAGCCTTTTTTTGTACCTGCAAGTTGACACAATGCGTCGAAGGTCAGGCAAGGCCGACCTCGACGGCGCTGCTGAAATCGGCCAAAAGCAAAATCTCGTCGGGGATCGAGGCATCTAAGGGGGGCCGCCTTGATCGACTGCCCCGTGAACGAGAAAACAGATCAACCCGCGGCGCTCACCCGGACCGGGCGCCCGGCCGACCGCATCGATTGTCCGGGAAGCACCGACCAGCGAACGGGTAGTCCTTAATCAGCGCGCAAGGCCGCGCCGATCGGGGGTGCCATCAAATGACAGAGCGAGAAGTATGAGCGCCAAGGACACCACCGTAGATCCGAAACACAGCAACGTGGACCCCGAAGAGGAAGCGGCGCGCAACCGCAATACGTTGCTCTCCTATTTCAACGACATCGCCAGCATTCCGACCTTGACAAAGGAACAGGAAGTGATGCTCGCGAAGGAGATGGAGACGGCCACGTTCGAAATGCGCGCGGGCATTCTCTCGGTGCCGTTTACCTGGCGCGAGGCCGTAGAGATCTGGATCGGATTGCAGAACGAGAATCGCGTGACTGCAAAGATGTCCGAGGCCTACGGTTCGGGTACACCGGACGGTGAGGAACGCGGCGAACGACTCGACAAGTGCCTCAAGCGGGTGGAAGCACAACTCGCCAAATACGACGAATTGAATGCCGAAGCCAAACCGGAGAAGGACAAGACCGACCGCGTCGCAAAGAGCATCCAGAGGAAGCTCAAGGAAGCGGATCTGTCGATGCAGATCTTCGAGCGGGTACGGCGCAAGCTGCGAAGTGCGCGTGACACCATGCAAGGGTTCGATCGCCAGATCGAAAGCCTGAAGTCGCCCAAGCGCATGCCTCGCAGCGAAAAGGGCAAGGTCGAACGCGATCGCGACGTACGAGCATTGCGCAAGCAGTTGCGCGAAGTCGAGAAGTCGGTCGGCATGCGGACTCCGGATTTCCTGAAGCTGATGGACCAGGTGGATATGGCCTACGACCGGCTCATGTACCACAAGAACAAGTTTGTGCAGCACAACCTGAAGCTGGTCATCGCGATTGCCAAGGACTACCGGAACATGGGTATCGCGTTCCAGGACCTGATTCAGGAAGGCAACCTCGGGCTGATTCGCGCGGTCGAGAAGTTCGACTATCGCCGCGGTCACAAGTTCTCGACCTACGCACTCTGGTGGATCCGGCAGGCACTGATCCGCGCCATCCAGAATCAGTCGCGAACGATCCGTATTCCGAGTCATATGCACGACACGCTCTTGAAGTACTACCGGACCTTCAATGCGCTCTCGAAGAGGCTCGGTCGCGAGCCGAAAAACTCGGAGCTCGCCAAGGAGTTGAAGATCACAGTCGAGCAGACGGAGCGTCTCCAGAAGATGACGCGCGAGCCGGTTTCGCTCGAAACGCAGGTGAAGGGGACGGACTCGAAGGTGCTCAAGGACTTCGTAAAGGATCCGACCAGCATCTCGCCGCTGGACGGTCTGGATCGTTTCCGGCTGGAAAAGGCGACGGAGGAATCGATCTCTCAACTCAACGAGCGGGAGCGCAACATCTTGCGCTGGCGTTTCGGCATGAAGGGAGAACAGGACCACACCCTGGAAGAGATCGGGGAAAAGCTGGGCCTGTCCCGCGAGCGCGTGCGCCAGCTCGAGGCGCGGGCGATCGAGAAACTGCGCCACTCCTCGAAACAACGCTTACTAGAGGTCTTTGCGGACCTCTAGGGGGATCAATTCCCTATAGCAAGTCGCGCTGGGGGAGATCCTCAGCAGATAACAGGTTAGGGACGCTACAGTCCACACAGAAACGCCCCATGAGCCTCAAGGCCCACGGGGCGTTTCTTTCTGTAGGGAAAATATCTCATATGGGAGATAATCTCTGCGCTCGGGCTACCCGAAGAAATCGCCGCCCGAGAGCCGGATTCCGACGCCGGTGCGGCGTCCAGCGAAATCCGAAAAGTCAATATTTACGGATTGTTGGCTCTCTTGCTTGCCGTCGGGATCGGTGCGATGTGTCGCCGGTTTCCGGCCAATACCGCCACAAATCTCACGCGCAACCCACGTTAACTTCATGACAGGAAGACGCAAAAAGGGTTGGTTTTCATCTCGATTCATGAGAGCCTACTGATAGCGCTGTGGCGCTGAGGGAGACATAGGTGAGTTTTAAGGGAGGGGAAATGGTCACAATAAGACTATTCACACTTTTGGTCGTGGCGTTGTTCGCCATGCCGGCAGTGGCAGATGTATTTCCGTATGAAGGCATTAGCGCCAGCACGCTCAACGGCCAAGTAGATCAAACACATCGTTCGTGCAACACCGCAGGTAATGGTCCTGCCGGTGCGCCGTACACCTGCTATAGCGATACCGGCGCCCCGTGCACCGGACTCGCCGCGGGTACGGCCTGCGAAGTGCAACGCGTTCCTGCCGGTGCTTGCACCGGTGGTAACCTGGCAACGAATTGCGTCTGGCCCGACGGTGGAGGTGTCTGTGTTGGAGATGCCAACGTCGCCTGTCTGACGGATTCGTATGAAGAGACGGGACTTTTCCCCAATACCGACGGGTACAGCACGATGTGCTCCGCTGCCGGTGGTGGCTCGGATCCCAACTGCGACATGTCCGGTGTGACGGCCGCGTGCCGCTGCCAGGGAACCGATGACTCGCTCGCTACGTTCACCACGACCGTCTGTGGTGCCGCGGCGAAGAGCCTGTGCTCGGACGGCGATCTGATGAGCCCGTGGGCGGGCGGTGGAACGGCGATCTGCCTCCACTCCGTTACGACCAGCAACAGCGCCTCCGCCTGCGGTGGTACTTCTGGTCTGGGCGTAACCAACTCGGGTCCGAGGTTCAGCGCGAACGAGAACAAGAACATCAACTACTCGCCTCAACGCGACCCGGGGACGATCACGGGTTCCGGTGGTACAGGTGAGATCAACCAGGCTCGTACGACGTGGGCCGGTACGACCGGTGCTTTCTCTGGCGGTTTCGACATCACTGTCGTCGAACAGGAAGCCGATTCGTATTGGGTCGATTACGCCTATGACCCGATCGAGAACAACGGTTCGTTCAACCTCCATCTGGTCAACTTCCTGTGCAATCCGAAGTCGGGTTATGTGCCAGGTGGAGTGAGCAACACCGACCCCAACAACCCCCTGTACTGCCACGAAGACGGCAACGGCGGCATGATCTTCCTCTGGGAGAGGGACATCACCGCAAGCGAGCAGGTCGCGAATCCGGACTGCCCGCCGACCTGCTACAAGGACTTCGACCTGACCACCTACGAGATGGAAGCGCTCACCGATCCGCGCATCAACACGGCCCCGGGCTATGCGGATGGCGTCGGCCAGATCGACCACAACTCCGGCCTGCAGCTCGCTATTGAGAGTGGCGAAGCCTCCACCGGCCGTATCGCTGGCGCAGGCGATGTCATCAGCATCAACCCGATCGCGTCGCGCACCTGGCTGGTGGACGGAGACTCTCGCTGCTACCTCGGCGGTGATCCCGATCGTGTCCATCCTGGCCGCATCGGTCGTTGCGACGCAAGCCCGGATCCCTGCGATCCCACGCTCGCGGGTAGCACCGCTGGAGACCCGAACGCTGGCGTGAGCGGCTGTGCCGCGGCTGACACGTGCTACTACTGCTGGGGTCCCTACGATGCAACCACCAACCCATCGGCTCTGCCGGTCGGTTACAACACCCACGGACTGGCCGAGCTGGATCTGAACACCCACGGTCGCATGGGTATGATCGCCAAGGGGTCTCTGGCCGTGGACATCGAGATTCCGCTCTTCATCATCGGAACCTCGGGTGAGGCCAGCGGCGAGTTCCGCGATCACGACTCCACCGGCATCTTCGACAAGGTAGATCTTGGCGAAGTCGATCCGCTGTCCTTCCCGGCCGTGGGTATAGGTAGTGGTGGAACGTTCAACGCGGGTTCAACTCTGCCCATCGGCCGTACGGTCGGTACCAGCTCCACCTACTCGGCTGCTTCAGTCGGAACCGTGGCAGCCGGCAGCACGTTGCTGCGCACCGCCAACTACAGCCCAGGTCCGGACGGCGTTCCCGGTTGCATGGGAGACAACGATTCCGGCGATATATTCAATACTTGTGACCAGATCCTCGGCGGCGGAGCGGCGGGCAACACTGGTTCGGACGACGTGGCGGGCACACTGTCGTACCTCGGTGTCACTGGAGTCCCGGGCGCGAAGTACCCCTGGCGTCAGGCAACACAGACTGCGGTTGATCACTTCAGTAGCACTTACGGCTACACGGATCCCGATCCGCCCACATGGAGCACGGCCGTTGCATTCCCGATTCGCGACATCAACGTTCTCGGTTTCCCGCAGGCGGGTGACGTACTCGTAAAGATTGCAGGAGCCACCTGCCCAATCGTGGATGGTGGACCGGAGTGCGGTCTGTGCCAGGCGGGTACCGATGATGACCGCGACGGCGTTTGCGGAGCTGCTGACCTGTGTCCGACGGTTGCTGACCCAACCAATGCGGATACCGATGGCGACGGCATTGGTGATGCATGCGACAACTGCCCGACTCTCTCCAACCCGGCTCCTCCGGGTGGACAGCCCGCGGGTCACTCGACCTCGGGTGGGCAGGCTGACGACGACTGCGACGGTATCGGCAATGCCTGCGATACCGCCTACGCAGCGCCCGGCGTTTTCCATGTCGCGATCGATGCGAATGACATCAGCGCGTTCAAGGGTGCGATCAACAAGACGATCGCCTTCAACTCGACGTGCCCGACCGATGTCTTCGATACCGG from bacterium harbors:
- a CDS encoding sigma-70 family RNA polymerase sigma factor — encoded protein: MSAKDTTVDPKHSNVDPEEEAARNRNTLLSYFNDIASIPTLTKEQEVMLAKEMETATFEMRAGILSVPFTWREAVEIWIGLQNENRVTAKMSEAYGSGTPDGEERGERLDKCLKRVEAQLAKYDELNAEAKPEKDKTDRVAKSIQRKLKEADLSMQIFERVRRKLRSARDTMQGFDRQIESLKSPKRMPRSEKGKVERDRDVRALRKQLREVEKSVGMRTPDFLKLMDQVDMAYDRLMYHKNKFVQHNLKLVIAIAKDYRNMGIAFQDLIQEGNLGLIRAVEKFDYRRGHKFSTYALWWIRQALIRAIQNQSRTIRIPSHMHDTLLKYYRTFNALSKRLGREPKNSELAKELKITVEQTERLQKMTREPVSLETQVKGTDSKVLKDFVKDPTSISPLDGLDRFRLEKATEESISQLNERERNILRWRFGMKGEQDHTLEEIGEKLGLSRERVRQLEARAIEKLRHSSKQRLLEVFADL